In the genome of Candidatus Bathyarchaeota archaeon, one region contains:
- a CDS encoding B12-binding domain-containing radical SAM protein has translation MAKNSGVKVILTASATEMSDFYNNPFVAFVAGFPKGPIPLWLLRKKLYPPVERNSDRTARYAPYGLRKIEALLLKNGFEESEVAVVHPFDLDAFIGPDTKVVGISSMDPTGMGYVSKTYSSLVGGGEPMNAIEFRDLVTHQSIQKYKPKLIVGGFGAWQLERKKVAESYGVDCVIIGEAEATVTEIFRKAVNGKLLSRVVRAKGSPEIKDVPIIRHAAIHGCVEISRGCGRNCQFCTPTMQKRRDMPLERIMEEVQTTVREGSSSVTLVTEDLFLYGVKNNHFIPNKKAVLKLVKNVASYPGVKAIQPSHMSLAPVVYNPGMIQELAEILIQYHWYSHGKKPIVTSETGIETGSVRLIKKHMVGKPLPFKPEKWREIVCQAFGILNDNDWYPLATLIIGLPDEKEEDVIETLELMDDLKDYYAFFVPLLFVPLENCLLMNKCGAELDSLSRVRWEFLIRCWEYNIKVWRDSFLEYRISNPLLYKLVKRTVLPSAGKLAGIYYGAKHGEMMKDAIWKMVNG, from the coding sequence CCTAAAGGTCCCATACCATTATGGCTCTTGAGGAAGAAGCTCTACCCGCCGGTAGAACGCAACAGTGACAGAACAGCCAGATACGCGCCTTATGGCTTGAGAAAAATAGAAGCTCTTCTTTTAAAGAACGGTTTCGAAGAATCGGAAGTAGCAGTGGTTCATCCCTTCGACCTAGACGCGTTCATAGGACCAGACACAAAAGTAGTCGGTATATCATCTATGGATCCAACGGGCATGGGATACGTTAGTAAAACCTATTCTTCACTCGTAGGTGGAGGAGAACCCATGAATGCCATTGAATTCAGAGATTTAGTGACGCATCAGAGCATCCAAAAGTACAAGCCCAAACTAATTGTTGGCGGTTTTGGGGCGTGGCAGCTGGAACGTAAGAAAGTTGCAGAAAGCTATGGAGTTGACTGTGTAATAATCGGCGAAGCTGAAGCAACAGTTACAGAAATCTTCAGAAAAGCAGTAAATGGCAAACTACTTTCCCGCGTAGTTCGAGCTAAAGGAAGCCCAGAAATCAAAGACGTACCTATCATTAGACACGCAGCTATCCACGGTTGCGTAGAAATCTCCAGAGGTTGCGGTCGAAACTGCCAGTTCTGCACGCCTACGATGCAGAAAAGACGAGACATGCCTCTTGAAAGAATCATGGAAGAAGTGCAGACAACCGTGAGAGAAGGCAGTTCCAGCGTTACGTTGGTAACCGAAGACCTTTTCCTTTATGGTGTAAAGAACAACCACTTCATTCCTAATAAAAAGGCAGTTCTAAAACTAGTTAAAAACGTAGCATCTTATCCGGGAGTCAAAGCAATACAGCCTTCGCATATGTCCTTGGCTCCAGTTGTTTACAACCCCGGCATGATTCAAGAATTAGCTGAAATTTTAATCCAATATCACTGGTACAGTCATGGAAAGAAGCCGATAGTGACTTCTGAAACTGGCATAGAAACTGGAAGCGTCAGGCTTATCAAAAAGCACATGGTTGGAAAACCGCTTCCTTTCAAGCCTGAGAAGTGGAGAGAGATTGTTTGCCAAGCATTTGGAATACTAAACGACAATGATTGGTATCCGCTTGCTACTTTGATAATTGGGCTTCCAGATGAGAAGGAAGAAGATGTTATAGAAACGCTCGAGTTGATGGATGACCTGAAGGATTATTACGCCTTTTTCGTTCCATTACTTTTTGTCCCGCTGGAGAACTGTCTTCTGATGAACAAGTGTGGAGCAGAACTTGATTCTCTTTCAAGAGTGCGCTGGGAATTTCTCATCCGATGTTGGGAGTACAACATCAAAGTCTGGCGAGACTCCTTTCTGGAATACAGAATTTCAAATCCACTGCTTTACAAGCTTGTTAAACGAACAGTGCTTCCATCCGCAGGCAAACTAGCTGGAATCTATTACGGTGCGAAACACGGTGAAATGATGAAAGATGCCATCTGGAAAATGGTGAATGGTTAA